From the genome of Amycolatopsis sp. NBC_01488, one region includes:
- a CDS encoding FAD-binding oxidoreductase has product MTQRPDTQRRTLTGWARTAPTTADVLSTADVEAIARAVTRAGERGVIARGLGRSYGDPAQNAGGLVVDMTPLNRIHSIDPDSAVVDLDAGVSLDQLMREALPYGLWVPVLPGTRQVTIGGAIANDIHGKNHHSAGSFGNHVVSMDLITADGQIRTLTPAGPDAELFWATVAGIGLTGIIVRAKIRMTKTETAYFIADNERTDNLDETLELVSNGSDDHYTYSSAWFDTISTGAKLGRAAFGRGSLAKLDELPPKLRSDPLKFDAPQLATLPDIFPNGLANKLTFGAIGELYYRKTPKEARGVIQNLTAFYHPLDMFGEWNRAYGSKGFLQYQFSTPLNAHEPLRKIVRKIAESGHVSFLNVFKRMGEGNAAPLSFPHPGWMVCVDFPIKAGLSRFCQELDDDVLELGGRLYTAKDSRTSPETFAKMYPRLEEWRKVRASIDPEGVFASDMSRRLEL; this is encoded by the coding sequence GTGACCCAACGACCCGATACACAGCGTCGCACGCTCACGGGCTGGGCGCGGACGGCACCGACCACCGCCGACGTGCTGAGCACCGCAGACGTCGAAGCCATCGCGCGGGCCGTGACGCGGGCGGGCGAACGCGGCGTGATCGCGCGCGGCCTCGGCCGCTCCTACGGCGACCCCGCCCAGAACGCGGGCGGCCTCGTCGTCGACATGACCCCGCTGAACCGGATCCACTCGATCGACCCGGACAGCGCGGTCGTCGACCTCGACGCCGGCGTGAGCCTCGACCAGCTGATGCGCGAGGCCCTGCCGTACGGCCTGTGGGTCCCGGTCCTGCCCGGCACGCGCCAGGTGACCATCGGCGGCGCGATCGCCAACGACATCCACGGCAAGAACCACCACAGCGCGGGCAGCTTCGGCAACCACGTCGTGTCGATGGACCTGATCACCGCCGACGGGCAGATCCGCACGCTGACGCCGGCGGGCCCGGACGCCGAGCTGTTCTGGGCGACCGTCGCCGGCATCGGCCTGACCGGCATCATCGTCCGCGCGAAGATCCGGATGACCAAGACCGAGACCGCGTACTTCATCGCGGACAACGAGCGCACGGACAACCTGGACGAGACGCTCGAGCTGGTCAGCAACGGCTCCGACGACCACTACACGTACTCGTCGGCGTGGTTCGACACGATCTCCACCGGCGCGAAGCTGGGCCGCGCCGCCTTCGGCCGCGGTTCGCTCGCCAAGCTCGACGAGCTGCCGCCGAAGCTGCGGTCCGACCCGCTGAAGTTCGACGCGCCGCAGCTGGCGACGCTGCCGGACATCTTCCCGAACGGCCTGGCCAACAAGCTGACCTTCGGCGCCATCGGCGAGCTGTACTACCGGAAGACGCCGAAGGAAGCCCGCGGCGTGATCCAGAACCTGACGGCCTTCTACCACCCGCTCGACATGTTCGGCGAGTGGAACCGGGCCTACGGCTCGAAGGGCTTCCTGCAGTACCAGTTCTCGACGCCGCTCAACGCGCACGAGCCGCTGCGGAAGATCGTCCGGAAGATCGCCGAGTCGGGGCACGTGTCCTTCCTCAACGTCTTCAAGCGCATGGGCGAGGGCAACGCGGCGCCGCTGTCGTTCCCGCACCCGGGCTGGATGGTCTGCGTCGACTTCCCGATCAAGGCCGGCCTGAGCCGGTTCTGCCAGGAGCTCGACGACGACGTCCTGGAGCTGGGCGGCCGGCTGTACACCGCGAAGGACTCGCGCACCTCGCCCGAGACGTTCGCGAAGATGTACCCCCGCCTCGAAGAGTGGCGCAAGGTCCGCGCTTCCATCGACCCCGAAGGCGTTTTCGCCTCTGACATGAGCCGGAGGCTCGAACTGTGA